GTTCATTCATCGCGTTGCGTTCATGGTCACTTCTCCCGCGAGGCACTGGCGTCCTCGGTTTCATTGCGGGCGGCGTTCGCCGGGAACCTGACGCGCTACAAGCGGCAAATCACGGCGCTGACCGGCCCGGGACGCACGGTTGCCTGCCTGGAAACAGTTTCAAAAAACCTGTTGCGGCGGTCGGTGACTGCGGCACGTCGTGAAACGGTGGAAATCGGTGCCCACACAGCGTCGCTACAATCTGCCGTTGGCTCGCGAAACCGGTTTTTAGTCTTTCGGCGTGCGGCTCACGAAGTTCGCGGCGTCGTCGGTGCTGCCGCTTCCCTTGTATCTGGCGACTTGTGGGAACGGGAAAAGCGGACGCGTGCGAATGACCTTGCCGTTGGAATCGCGTTTCTCGGCCATCAGTTTTTCGGGCGACTTGCCGTCCTCGACCCAGCGGATGATCGCGTCCATCTGCCCGGTCGGCGTCGCGCCCGCGCCGTGAAAACCGTGGTCCACACCGGGAACCAGGAACAGCCGAGCGAATTGCGCGGTCTTCTTCGGCCCGCCCATGCTCTGTTGGACCCGCTTGTAATAGTCAACGCTGCCGTCGGCCGGGATGAGCTGGTCGGCCAGGCCGTGAAAGATGATGACCTTGCCGCCGTGATCGCGGAAACGGGTCAGATCGGGATTGTCGGTGCCGATGACCGCGCCGTATTGCTCGACGGATTTGGTCCAGAGTTGTTCAAAGCCCGCGTAGGTCAGCGTCGTCCAGTCCCATTTCGCATCCTGAGCGAGGTAATAAACCCAATACTCCAACGCGATGCTGAACGGCTTTCCCTTCAATGGCGAACCGCCGGTGCCGGCGTAGGGAAACAGGTCCGCGCCGCGATCCGGTCCGTACCAGATGAACGTGCCGTCCTGCCGGCGCGGGCCCTGCCAGATTTTGCGGATCACCGCGGCGTCGGCTTCGGTGAAGGTCTCGTCGCCCACCTTGGCGCCAACCAGCGCCCGCGGATCATAGGCGCAGTGAAACGGATCATCGATCACGCCGTCTTTCACGCCATCGTTCGCGTCGCAGGCTTTCACGGCTGCGGCGGTGGCGGCGTCGAGCTTTGCCTTCGAAACGAAGTTCGACATCGAGAGCATCACCACCTCGGGCCAGAGACTGGCGGGCACGAAGCGGTCCCAGTTGATCGCGGGGCAACCGGAGATGATGCCATCGTAATCGTCCGGAAACCGTTGCGCCTCCATGAGCCCCTGGCGTCCGCCGGTCGAGCCGCCGACAAAATAGGAATAACGCGAGGCTTTGCCATAAAAGGCTTTTGCCAGCGCCCGGCCCACAACGGTCATG
This DNA window, taken from Candidatus Angelobacter sp., encodes the following:
- a CDS encoding tannase/feruloyl esterase family alpha/beta hydrolase; protein product: MRAVLFTVLFSAITFVQAAETPLKPLFPDIAPVCSPESLKNVSLPNTTIESVVVDPSDHMCRVTAIVTHPLAGDHVKVWIGLPLTNWNGRFQGNGGGGFLGGSEASLRGPVTRGFATGATDTGHAGGSGSFALDADGRQNWQGIIDNAYLGIHDMTVVGRALAKAFYGKASRYSYFVGGSTGGRQGLMEAQRFPDDYDGIISGCPAINWDRFVPASLWPEVVMLSMSNFVSKAKLDAATAAAVKACDANDGVKDGVIDDPFHCAYDPRALVGAKVGDETFTEADAAVIRKIWQGPRRQDGTFIWYGPDRGADLFPYAGTGGSPLKGKPFSIALEYWVYYLAQDAKWDWTTLTYAGFEQLWTKSVEQYGAVIGTDNPDLTRFRDHGGKVIIFHGLADQLIPADGSVDYYKRVQQSMGGPKKTAQFARLFLVPGVDHGFHGAGATPTGQMDAIIRWVEDGKSPEKLMAEKRDSNGKVIRTRPLFPFPQVARYKGSGSTDDAANFVSRTPKD